From Salvia splendens isolate huo1 chromosome 16, SspV2, whole genome shotgun sequence, a single genomic window includes:
- the LOC121771163 gene encoding huntingtin-interacting protein K-like, protein MEVGDDGVENFVDSKDMQQQSKAFDKLTDRVEDRQLDSTRVQEAMASIYASKEADIQAARLREKELAAVKINAGDVDIIANELELDKKVAERTLREHKGDAVAAIRSLLY, encoded by the exons ATGGAAGTAGGAGACGATGGAGTCGAGAATTTTGTGGATTCCAAAGACATGCAGCAGCAGAGCAAAGCGTTCGATAAACTCACCGACCGAGTCGAGGATCGACAGCTCGACTCAACCAGAGTTCAAGAA GCCATGGCTTCAATCTACGCATCAAAAGAAGCTGATATACAAGCTGCTAGGTTGAG GGAGAAAGAATTGGCAGCCGTCAAGATTAATGCTGGTGATGTCGACATCATTGCCAATGAACTGGAG CTCGACAAAAAGGTTGCAGAAAGAACCTTGCGTGAGCATAAAGGTGATGCTGTTGCTGCCATCAGATCCTTGCTCTActaa